In Cydia amplana chromosome 2, ilCydAmpl1.1, whole genome shotgun sequence, the following proteins share a genomic window:
- the LOC134659323 gene encoding serine/threonine-protein kinase Warts, with the protein MNPPAPGKTATRSSGYHQKALAEIRNSLLPFANIGSSEPPGSSAASTVSSGVSSGFSSSSGNGLDKELNVHPQTLSQLIASGYEEDPAGRPLKYSGGRIDSAIDYLSKQQEPLNGVLKGNNLSALGTKLIRKPSLEREISLHRGSPAMDSGAGSSRSGSPRQSDAPPLPHEKLSRQYSPSGFSEPPPPPPPRCPSTPPVPPSVQQLMKRMSPAPPLPPARGTSPVQPRQPMVVQNGPQAQQQLTQQIQALSIYQTGAELPPPYPLSGVPPPPSYSVSMQNRQSPTQSQDYRKSPSSGIYSGGTSAGSPSPVPVSPAAGAGGMTRPTPVQPWTARHAVQPPIIMQSVKSTQVQKPVLQTAIAPVAPPTVALAAPPPPPPSYASSIQQKASQTPPSYPLAPKPPSPGAVPTTEPPSYAITMQALAAQRGLQPPPPPPYGAAEPDSPSAPAGHAALVKKFSDCDSKGESSQAPEGKCPNQNCTNNLLKEGTHASGSDKGSNGSTERRPAAPPKKIRHQSPIPERRNISKEKEDERRDCKVRNYSPQAFKFFMEQHVENIVKSYKQRQFRRLQLEKEMNKIGLSVEAQYQMRKMLSQKESNYIRLKRAKMDKSMFTKIKPIGVGAFGEVALVRKIDTSHLYAMKTLRKADVLKRNQVAHVKAERDILAEADNEWVVKLYYSFQDKDNLYFVMDYIPGGDLMSLLIKLGIFEEQLARFYIAELTCAVESVHRMGFIHRDIKPDNILIDRDGHIKLTDFGLCTGFRWTHNSKYYQRNEHGRQDSMDPVDGEWSNLSECRCHQLKPLERRRKREHQRCLAHSLVGTPNYIAPEVLTRAGYTQLCDWWSVGVILYEMLVGSPPFLAATPAETQLKVINWESTLHIPEAANLSPESADLILQLCSGQDTRLGKDASEVKNHPFLQSIDFDKGLRRQVAPYIPRIEFPTDTSNFDPVDPDKLRPTSSADSSKSDSELLDNGKTFHGFFEFTFRRFFDDGGPYTNRINLDDDAQGPVYV; encoded by the exons ATGAACCCGCCGGCGCCCGGCAAGACGGCCACGCGCTCCTCCGGGTATCACCAGAAGGCGCTCGCCGAGATTAGAAATTCATTATTACCTTTTGCTAATATTGGAAGCTCGGAGCCACCTGGTTCATCTGCAGCAAGCACAGTCAGTTCGGGTGTCAGTTCCGGTTTCAGTTCCTCTTCTGGAAATGGACTTGACAAGGAACTCAATGTACACCCACAAACACTCAGCCAGCTTATTGCTTCTGGGTATGAAGAG GATCCAGCAGGCCGCCCCCTCAAATATTCCGGCGGCCGCATTGACTCCGCCATCGATTACCTATCGAAGCAGCAGGAGCCTCTCAATGGAGTCCTCAAGGGCAACAATCTCAGCGCACTCGGCACCAAGCTCATTCGCAAGCCGAGCTTGGAGCGCGAGATCAGCCTGCACCGCGGGAGCCCCGCCATGGACTCGGGCGCCGGCTCCTCGCGCTCGGGCAGCCCGCGGCAGAGCGACGCGCCTCCGCTGCCGCACGAGAAGCTGTCCCGGCAGTACTCGCCCTCCGGCTTCTCggagccgccgccgccgccccccCCGCGCTGCCCCTCCACGCCGCCCGTGCCGCCCTCGGTGCAGCAGCTCATGAAGCGCATGTCCCCCGCGCCGCCCCTCCCGCCCGCGCGCGGCACCAGCCCCGTGCAGCCGCGCCAGCCCATGGTCGTGCAGAACGGTCCCCAGGCCCAGCAGCAGCTCACGCAGCAAATACAGGCGCTTAGTATTTATCAGACCGGTGCGGAGCTGCCGCCCCCGTACCCGCTATCCGGCGTGCCGCCGCCGCCCTCCTATTCTGTGTCGATGCAGAACCGGCAGAGCCCCACGCAGTCGCAGGATTACCGCAAGAGCCCCTCCTCCGGCATCTACTCGGGCGGCACGTCCGCCGGGTCGCCGTCGCCCGTCCCCGTGTCCCCGGCGGCGGGCGCCGGCGGCATGACGCGGCCCACGCCCGTGCAGCCGTGGACGGCGCGGCACGCCGTGCAACCGCCCATCATAATGCAGTCCGTGAAGAGCACGCAGGTGCAGAAGCCCGTTCTGCAAACCGCCATCGCGCCGGTGGCGCCGCCGACCGTCGCTCtagccgcgccgccgcccccgcCGCCGTCCTACGCCTCCTCCATCCAGCAGAAGGCGTCGCAGACGCCGCCCAGCTACCCGCTGGCGCCCAAGCCGCCGTCGCCGGGCGCCGTGCCGACGACGGAGCCGCCGAGCTATGCCATCACCATGCAGGCGTtggcggcgcagcgcggcctgcagccgccgccgccgcctcctTACGGCGCGGCCGAGCCCGATTCGCCCTCCGCGCCCGCGGGCCATGCGGCGCTAGTCAAGAAGTTCTCCGATTGTGACTCAAAAGGCGAGTCGTCGCAGGCGCCGGAAGGCAAATGTCCCAACCAGAATTGCACCAATAATTTGCTGAAGGAGGGCACTCACGCATCGGGATCCGATAAGGGCTCGAACGGATCGACGGAGAGACGTCCGGCGGCGCCCCCGAAGAAGATTCGGCACCAGTCTCCTATCCCGGAGCGGCGGAATATCAGCAAAGAAAAGGAAGACGAGCGCCGCGATTGCAAGGTGCGGAACTACTCGCCGCAAGCTTTCAAGTTCTTCATGGAGCAGCACGTCGAGAACATCGTCAAGTCCTACAAACAGCGCCAGTTCCGCCGGCTGCAGCTCGAGAAGGAGATGAACAAAATCGGGCTCAGCGTCGAAGCGCAGTATCAGATGCGAAAGATGCTGAGCCAGAAGGAGTCCAACTACATCCGGCTGAAGCGAGCTAAAATGGACAAGTCTATGTTCACTAAGATCAAGCCTATAGGCGTGGGGGCGTTCGGCGAGGTGGCGCTAGTGCGGAAGATAGATACGAGCCACCTGTACGCGATGAAGACGCTGCGGAAGGCGGACGTGCTAAAGCGAAATCAGGTGGCGCACGTGAAAGCCGAGCGGGATATCCTGGCCGAGGCCGACAACGAGTGGGTCGTGAAACTGTACTACAGCTTCCAGGACAAGGACAACTTGTACTTCGTGATGGACTATATCCCGGGCGGGGACCTGATGTCGCTGCTCATCAAGCTGGGCATCTTCGAGGAGCAGCTGGCGCGGTTCTACATCGCGGAGCTGACGTGCGCGGTGGAGAGCGTGCACCGCATGGGCTTCATCCACCGCGACATCAAGCCGGACAACATCCTCATCGACCGCGACGGCCACATCAAGCTCACGGACTTCGGCCTGTGCACTGGCTTCCGCTGGACGCACAACTCCAAGTACTACCAGAGGAATG AGCACGGGCGGCAAGACTCGATGGACCCGGTGGACGGCGAGTGGAGCAACCTGAGCGAGTGCCGCTGCCACCAGCTGAAGCCGCTGGAGCGgcggcgcaagcgcgagcaccaGCGCTGCCTGGCGCACTCGCTGGTGGGCACGCCCAACTACATCGCGCCCGAGGTGCTGACGCGCGCCGGCTACACGCAGCTGTGCGACTGGTGGTCGGTGGGCGTCATCCTCTACGAGATGCTGGTCGGCTCGCCGCCCTTCCTAGCGGCCACGCCCGCTGAGACGCAGCTAAAG GTGATAAACTGGGAGAGCACGCTGCACATCCCGGAGGCGGCGAACCTGAGCCCCGAGAGCGCGGACCTGATCCTGCAGCTGTGCTCGGGCCAGGACACGCGGCTCGGCAAGGACGCGTCCGAGGTGAAGAACCACCCCTTCCTGCAGTCCATCGACTTCGACAAGGGGCTGCGGCGGCAGGTGGCGCCCTACATCCCGCGCATCGAGTTCCCCACCGACACGTCCAACTTCGACCCCGTGGACCCCGACAAGCTGCGGCCCACGTCGTCGGCAGACTCCAGCAAGTCGGACAGCGAGCTGCTGGACAACGGCAAGACGTTCCACGGCTTCTTCGAGTTCACGTTCCGGCGCTTCTTCGACGACGGCGGGCCCTACACGAACCGCATCAACCTCGACGACGACGCGCAGGGCCCCGTCTACGTCTGA
- the LOC134659327 gene encoding thioredoxin domain-containing protein 5 homolog: protein MFRLKNFASLLLVCLVFVPNFVAPEDGTVYEYDPESFQRQIEDMNGNFIMFYAPWCRHCTDFQPMWAELAELVNTKESEFAIAQVDCTRHAGLCQDNGITGYPTLLYYHKNSFLPVEYKGTRDLPSLTLFLSEVFNAKTEDSDAKKSQSSEVKFYSGMAHLTDHNIEKFVAKGQHFIMFYAPWCQACQRLAPVWAELGAHYAHNEYIQIGKVNCMDNELTCATFDIKQYPYLLWIVHGRIMGVANAETLEELKLYVEKMLLAENHDPEKFMKKKKALPVARISEETFEIFMEKDLVFVNYFAPWCAHCMQLSPLWLKLGERFQNESRVLIADVDCVRSKPICETEMINGLPTLILYKHKKIAHVEHGARPLESLVGLVTEHLAAPAEPPPKDEL, encoded by the exons ATGTTTCGGCTTAAGAACTTCGCTTCTTTACTCCTAGTCTGTTTAGTGTTCGTTCCTAATTTCGTAGCACCTGAAGATGGCACGGTGTACGAATACGACCCCGAAAGCTTCCAGCGGCAGATTGAAGACATGAATGGAAACTTTATTATGTTTTACGCACCTTG GTGTCGACATTGCACAGATTTCCAGCCGATGTGGGCTGAGTTGGCAGAGCTGGTAAACACCAAGGAGTCAGAGTTTGCCATTGCTCAGGTCGACTGCACTAGACATGCCGGGTTGTGCCAAGACAATGGCATCACTG GCTACCCAACGCTTTTGTACTACCACAAGAATTCATTCCTGCCGGTGGAATACAAGGGCACACGTGACCTGCCCTCCCTCACTCTCTTCCTCAGCGAGGTCTTCAATGCTAAAACTGAG GACTCTGATGCCAAGAAAAGCCAAAGTAGTGAAGTTAAATTCTACAGCGGTATGGCCCATCTTACTGACCACAACATTGAGAAGTTTGTAGCCAAAGGGCAGCACTTCATTATGTTCTACGCGCCATGGTGCCAGGCTTGTCAg CGATTGGCTCCAGTGTGGGCGGAGTTGGGCGCGCATTACGCGCACAACGAGTACATCCAGATCGGCAAAGTGAACTGCATGGACAACGAGCTGACCTGCGCCACCTTTGACATCAAACAGTACCCCTACCTGCTGTGGATCGTGCATGGCCGAATT ATGGGAGTAGCCAACGCCGAGACCCTGGAAGAGCTAAAGCTGTACGTGGAGAAGATGCTGCTGGCGGAGAACCACGACCCGGAGAAGTTcatgaagaagaagaaggcgCTGCCCGTCGCGCGCATCTCCGAGGAGACCTTCGAGATCTTCATGGAGAAGGACCTGGTGTTCGTCAACTACTTCGCTCCCTG GTGCGCGCACTGCATGCAGCTGAGCCCGCTGTGGCTAAAGCTGGGCGAGCGCTTCCAGAACGAAAGCCGCGTGCTCATCGCAGACGTCGACTGCGTGCGCTCCAAGCCCATCTGCGAGACGGAAATG ATAAACGGCCTGCCAACGCTGATCCTGTACAAGCACAAGAAGATAGCGCACGTGGAGCACGGCGCGCGGCCGCTCGAGAGCCTCGTGGGGCTCGTCACGGAGCACCTCGCCGCGCCCGCCGAGCCCCCGCCCAAAGACGAGTTGTAG